AGGTATTCACTCCGGAATTCGAGATTATGAATTCTTTGGAACTCTCAAGCGTTTCAGGGTTGTTGGCATAGGGATCAGAATAGAGAGAGGACTTGAGCCTTCCGAGTTTAGGTTCAGGAACTTTTTTCTTAAGGGGGATCCTGTCAAAATCGACTTTTGCAAAAAGCCCAGTAATAAGTGCGGCAATAGCAGAGGAGAGACCTGGCAGCCATGCCACAAGTGAGCCTGCTGCGCTGCCTGTAAGAATTCCCCTGAGAATTCTTTTTCGGGAAAGTCTGAGTGCAGACACGGATTCCTCGGGAATTTTAGAGCTTGTGAGAAGGCTTATTATTAGCTGAGATGCACCGAAGAGCCCGCTCAACAGGGGCAGGAGTATGGAAGGCTCCCCGAAATTAATAATAGGAGCCATAAGTGATTCCCTGGCAAAAGCGAAGAGTCCAAGCACTCCTGTAATCAGAAATAACACCAGGGCAAAAGCTTTGTACTTATATTTTGCAAGTGAACCTTTTTTCTCCTTTGGATCCTCTCCTTTCTCAGTTGCAAGCATAAGAAACACTATTAGAATAAGAATCGCTGCCATATGCGCTTCAATATAGGGATAGACAGCCTTGAAGAAAAGAGAGAATGGCAGTACGAAAATCAGGGAAGCAACTACTGAGCCTGCGCTTCCGAGTGCTGAAAGCCGGACTGCCTCAGCTCCTGCCCCTTCAATCAGAAGCCTGTGCCCTGGCAGGACTGTAAGCGCAGTATCCCCATCAGGCGCCCCTAAAAATATTGAAGGGATAATATCATGAAAAGTCTGTGAAAGTGCATTTGAAAGAATAATCACGGCTATATAAAAAGGTGTAAGCCCTTTTTCAGCCAGGAAAGGCGCGAGGGCTACAAGGGCAAGTGCAAAATTATTGTTATGTATCCCTGGCAAAAGTCCGGAAATTATACCAAGCAGGTAACCGCCCACGACTGATAAAAAAAGTAAAAATAGAGAGATGTCTTCCACTCAGCCAACCACCGATACCTTGATTTTAGATTTCAGATTTCAGATTATACACAATAATTACAATTATCTCTATTTATAGATATTTTACAAGTAGGCATGAGAAAAAAATTATTTTTAATTTCAGAGTGAGTACAAAAAAACGATTGGAGCTGAGCGGATGATGGCATTGATTGAACAATTAGAATTAATAAAATAGAGAGAATAACTCTGTGAAAAAATATAGGAATGAATTGCTGAAAGAAGACAGAATGTGTGAGAGGAAAACACCATATAAAGAAGAAAATGACCCTATAATATAAATCCAGGTGCTAAATGTATGTTTCAATTTGCAAAAAATAGTATATTAATTTAAAATATTTATATAATTAATATATTAATTTAAAACATTTGCATAACTAATATATTAATTTAAAATATAATAAATAAAAAATCTAACCCAATATTTTAGTTATTTGTTGTATAAATATTTTATCTTCAAATTTGGACAATTATCAAGGAAATTAGCTAATAGGAATAATTATAGCCCTTCTAGGCGATAAAACGTTCAAAAATTTGAGTTCTCTTTATCACATCAAAGTAAAAGAAAAATCAATTCCACTTATGTTTTATATAAGACTGATATTTTATATCTTGCTGCTCTAAATGCTAATATTGAATGGGGTTCGTGAGTAGCATTTAGTGAAATGCAGAGCAAGGGTTATGAGGTTCGCCATTCCTCAACCCTGCCTCCATAGATCTGAAGCCCCTCCTGAATAGGAAAGATCTTGAGGTTTTGCCATTCCTCAGGTTTGAATTCAGGAGAGGTTTCAAAAAGGAAATGGAGTGAGGTTCGCCATTCTCCTCGCTCCGGATTCCGGAATATTAGAAGCCAAAAAGAAGTGAGAGGCAAATCCCTCTCTAAGCTATTTTTTACCTCTCACTTCAACTCTTTTCTAAACTTCTCTCAACTTTTTTCGGAATTTCTTTTATCTCTTTTTAGAACTTTTTTCTCTCTTTTTAGAACTTCTTTTAACCTTTTTCAGAGCTTCTCTTAACTCTTTTTAGGACTTCTTTTAACTCTTTTCAGAACTTTTTTAACTCCCCTCTAAACTTATTCTCAACCCTTTTCTAAACCTCCCCCTAATCTTTTTAGGTGCAGCCCTATCTTCAATGCGGGTTCATGAGCCTGCCTTAATTTCCAGCCAATCCTCTCTTACGACGGTTTGCTTTTCATCCACTTCCTCTTCCTGGATGTTCCTCTCTTTTGTCACTCCCCCTGTCAGGCTGTTTTTCTTCAACTTCCCTTGAGTGTTCTGTTCCTCCATTACTTCCCCTATCAGGCTGTTCCTCTTCGACTTCTACTGAATACTCCTGCTTTCCATTACTTCCTCTTCGAGGCAGCTCCTTTTCAACTTCTCCCGATTGCACTCGCTTTCCATTACTCCCTCTTCGAAGTTTTTCGTGCTTTCTTTCACTATCCCTCTCAACTTGTCTCAGACTCATGCAATGCCTCTTTTTCTGCTTTTTATTTTAGCTCATTTTTGTTTTTCTTTATCCATAATTTCTTACTTTCATATTTTTTTATATATTTCTATAATTTTTTGTATTTCTATGATTTTTATATATCTTTATTATTTTTTATATATCTTTATGGTTTTATATATTTACCTGGTTTACAGGTATGTCAATCAGCACTAACTCTGCAGAAGTAGCCGTTTCCAGGTGAATGGTTTCTTCCTCATCAAAACGTGCCTGATCTCCCTGCCTGAGACTCTGGCCATTGACAGAGAGTTCTCCATTTGAGATATATATGAAAACAAACCTGCCTTCCTTTGAATTAAAATGAAGCTTATTTTCTTTTTCGAGGCTGGCACGATAAATTGTCACATCTGCATTAATTTTCAGAGCATCTTCAAAACCCTGCCCTGAAGCCAGAGGAAGTAGCCTGTTCTTCCAGCCGGAAGGCTCAAATTTCTTTTTAGAGTATGCCGGCTCCAGATTATTTTTATAAGGAGAAATCCAGATCTGGTAAAAACGCAGGGGCTCCTTTCCTCTGTTAAACTCCGAATGTTCGATGCCCCTGCCTGTGGTAATACACTGCACTTCTTCTTTTCCCAGAACCCCCCTGTTTCCCATATTGTCTTCGTGAGTAATCTCTCCTTCAAGCACTATTGTTGTTATTTCCACTTCGGCATGTGGATGAGATGAGAAACCCTTACCTGGTTCAAGAATAAATTCATTAAATGCCCTCAGGCTGCCGAAATTGAGATTTTTAGGATCATAGTAATCAGAATAGGATAAAAGAAAATAGCTTTCAACCCAGCCTTTATCCCTGTAGTACCTTGCTTCTGCCGGAATAATTCTGATTGTAAAACCCCCTGCTTCCCAAGTATTATATTAATTACTTGAGTAATATGTAGATTTTTATTAGCTGAAAAGGATAATACCCCTGGAAACAGAGATTCTGAACTACATTTATAGGGCTTGAAAGGGGTAGACAGGAAGAACAGAAAGTAAACAAAGGAGTTACAGGGGAGTTTAAAAACAGTTTTTCCATAAAAACATAAAAAGCCATATATATTATCGCTTCCTTTCCTAAAAGAATTGTGGCACTGCACAGTTAGAAGTAGTTTATTATATTGCAGCTAAAAATATAATTATATATAAATTATATCTCCGTCTATTAAATTTTAATTTTTCAGTTATTTCTTGTTAATTAGCAGAAAAAAGGATTTAAATGACAATCAAATGCAAAAAATGCAATAATGAAGCTATTATTTTTCAGAAGTATTCCGGGATGCACCTCTGCAAGAAGCATTTTGTGGAGGATGTCGAAAGAAAAATCAAACTAACTATCAGGAAAGAATGCCGTATACGCAAGAATGAGGTTATAGCTGTCGCTCTGAGCGGAGGTAAGGACAGCTCGGTTGCCCTGTATGTGGTGCATAAAATTCTGGGAATCAGACCTGACATTGAAATTGTTGCAATTTCTATCGATGAAGGAATACACGGATACCGTCCGCATTCCCTAGAACTTGCAAAAAACCTCACTGAGATACTCGGAGTACGGCATATTATAAAATCTTTTAAAGATGTACATGGGGTGACCATGGATGAGCTGGCAGCAATGGATCGAGAAAAAGGCACATGCAGCTACTGTGGTGTACTCAGGAAAAATATCCTTAATAAGACGGCGCTTGATATCGGTGCAACAAAACTCGTCACAGGGCATAACCTGGACGACGAAGCACAGACAATTCTTCTCAACTATTTCAGGGGAGATATGGAGCGTATGGTCAGGCTTGCACCGCCTGCAGCGGTTGAAGGCCTGGTCCTGCGGGCAAAGCCCCTGAGGAATATTCCTGAGAAAGAAGTAGCACTCTATGCCCTGGTAAACTCCCTTCCTGTGGACTTCAGCGAATGCCCGTATGCCGGAGAAGCCCTGCGAGGGGAGGTAAGAGAGCTTTTAAATAACTTTGAGGCAAAGCATCCTGGTACCAAATATTCCCTGCTAAGGGGCTT
The Methanosarcina thermophila TM-1 genome window above contains:
- a CDS encoding TIGR00269 family protein; its protein translation is MTIKCKKCNNEAIIFQKYSGMHLCKKHFVEDVERKIKLTIRKECRIRKNEVIAVALSGGKDSSVALYVVHKILGIRPDIEIVAISIDEGIHGYRPHSLELAKNLTEILGVRHIIKSFKDVHGVTMDELAAMDREKGTCSYCGVLRKNILNKTALDIGATKLVTGHNLDDEAQTILLNYFRGDMERMVRLAPPAAVEGLVLRAKPLRNIPEKEVALYALVNSLPVDFSECPYAGEALRGEVRELLNNFEAKHPGTKYSLLRGFDKLVGALAKEIPPAKIEKCRICGETCTEDLCQACKLLGRS
- a CDS encoding pirin family protein, with product MRIIPAEARYYRDKGWVESYFLLSYSDYYDPKNLNFGSLRAFNEFILEPGKGFSSHPHAEVEITTIVLEGEITHEDNMGNRGVLGKEEVQCITTGRGIEHSEFNRGKEPLRFYQIWISPYKNNLEPAYSKKKFEPSGWKNRLLPLASGQGFEDALKINADVTIYRASLEKENKLHFNSKEGRFVFIYISNGELSVNGQSLRQGDQARFDEEETIHLETATSAELVLIDIPVNQVNI
- a CDS encoding tripartite tricarboxylate transporter permease, giving the protein MEDISLFLLFLSVVGGYLLGIISGLLPGIHNNNFALALVALAPFLAEKGLTPFYIAVIILSNALSQTFHDIIPSIFLGAPDGDTALTVLPGHRLLIEGAGAEAVRLSALGSAGSVVASLIFVLPFSLFFKAVYPYIEAHMAAILILIVFLMLATEKGEDPKEKKGSLAKYKYKAFALVLFLITGVLGLFAFARESLMAPIINFGEPSILLPLLSGLFGASQLIISLLTSSKIPEESVSALRLSRKRILRGILTGSAAGSLVAWLPGLSSAIAALITGLFAKVDFDRIPLKKKVPEPKLGRLKSSLYSDPYANNPETLESSKEFIISNSGVNTSNAIFGLVAFVVIGRTRSGAMVAIEDILGTNILDFPSILLFFAAMVLTALLSYFSTIWIGDNAHLILKKVDYSKLCAGVLIGLAIMVYLFTGLFGFFIFVISTPIGMLASFMNVRKSHAMGVILLPVILYFL